In Rahnella aquatilis CIP 78.65 = ATCC 33071, one DNA window encodes the following:
- a CDS encoding glutathione S-transferase family protein gives MLTVHHLDNSRSQRILWMLEELGVAYEIKCYQRDKNSMLAPASLKKIHPLGKSPVLEDNGLILAESGAIIEYLQEVYDEAGTLKPAAFAERQQYRYWMHYAEGSLMPLLVMKLIFSRLGKPPMPWLIRPIAGAIGQGVQKNYLDKQIYTHMDYLEQHLTTHPYFAGHQFSAADIQMSFPIEAISARSGLGKYPRLNAWLANVTARPACQKALENGGPFTLLR, from the coding sequence ATGTTAACAGTGCATCATTTGGATAATTCCCGTTCACAGCGAATCTTATGGATGCTCGAAGAACTGGGCGTCGCTTATGAAATCAAATGTTATCAGCGGGATAAAAATTCCATGCTGGCACCGGCATCGCTGAAAAAAATCCATCCTCTGGGTAAGTCCCCGGTGCTGGAAGACAACGGGCTGATCCTTGCGGAATCCGGTGCCATCATTGAATACCTGCAGGAAGTGTATGATGAGGCGGGCACGCTGAAACCCGCTGCATTTGCGGAGCGTCAGCAGTATCGCTACTGGATGCACTACGCTGAAGGTTCTCTGATGCCTTTGCTGGTGATGAAGTTGATTTTTAGCCGTCTGGGTAAACCGCCAATGCCGTGGCTGATCCGCCCGATTGCCGGCGCGATCGGGCAGGGCGTGCAGAAAAATTATCTGGATAAGCAGATTTATACTCATATGGATTATCTCGAACAACATCTGACGACGCATCCTTATTTTGCTGGTCATCAGTTCAGCGCAGCAGATATTCAGATGAGTTTCCCGATAGAAGCGATCAGTGCCCGTTCCGGTCTCGGGAAATATCCGCGACTGAATGCCTGGCTGGCAAATGTGACTGCGCGTCCGGCCTGTCAGAAGGCACTGGAAAACGGCGGACCGTTTACTCTCTTGCGTTAA
- a CDS encoding putative bifunctional diguanylate cyclase/phosphodiesterase produces the protein MFSSNYNNVLVMFSFVVAMLASYTALDMAGRVATTEGKASRLWLTGGAIAMGIGIWSMHFIGMLAFNASMPMGYDPFITLLSMVIAIISSAFALWLVCLQELPTRRLLAGALLMGGGIAAMHYTGMAAMLMMPPIVYDYRWVALSVAVAIIASGAALWMAFNLRHQSPNVRLLRISAAVIMGAAIVGMHYIGMAAAQFPMDSQSMAAFSGVDNNWLALLVIVVTLAILAITLIISILDGRMQARTSILASSLAQANRELTQLALHDNLTRLPNRLLLEDRLSQAVQKASRGESQFAVLFFDLDGFKAVNDAFGHHIGDQLLISVTERLQSQLRATDTLARLGGDEFVLLVEITDPTDASQLADKLVHLIARPFYVSRYELLVSASVGIAVYPGDGENERELMLNADAAMYHTKNSGRNGHSFFQPSMNANAQNQLQMLNDLRLAIEHHELRLHYQPKFIAPYGPVCGFEALLRWERDGNTLSPDVFLPLAEKTGLIIPIGEWVLNEACRQLREWHLAGHTQWTVAVNLSTLQFEQANLVEMVIETIERHQIPPEMLTLEVTETTAMRNPDASVEILERLTQYGVKASIDDFGTGYSSLLYLKRLPASELKIDGAFINDLIAGSEDASIVSAIIALGQTLNLKVVAEGVETTQQQEFLTQLGCDTLQGYLLGRPMTPQQIAQHPDADWESQNPLTHKI, from the coding sequence ATGTTTTCCAGTAATTACAACAATGTGCTTGTGATGTTTTCGTTCGTTGTTGCAATGCTTGCCTCTTATACCGCACTCGATATGGCGGGCCGGGTTGCTACCACTGAGGGAAAGGCTTCCCGGCTTTGGTTAACAGGTGGCGCTATTGCAATGGGTATCGGCATCTGGTCGATGCATTTTATCGGCATGCTGGCCTTTAATGCTTCGATGCCAATGGGTTATGACCCTTTCATCACCCTGCTTTCCATGGTGATCGCCATCATTTCCTCCGCCTTCGCGCTGTGGCTGGTCTGTCTGCAGGAATTACCCACCAGACGATTACTTGCCGGTGCCTTGCTGATGGGCGGCGGTATTGCCGCCATGCATTACACCGGAATGGCGGCGATGCTGATGATGCCGCCAATTGTCTACGATTACCGTTGGGTCGCATTATCCGTTGCCGTGGCGATTATCGCCTCCGGCGCGGCGCTGTGGATGGCGTTCAATCTGCGTCATCAGTCGCCCAATGTCCGCCTGCTGCGCATCAGTGCGGCGGTAATCATGGGTGCCGCCATTGTCGGTATGCATTACATCGGCATGGCCGCAGCACAATTCCCGATGGACAGCCAAAGTATGGCGGCGTTCAGCGGCGTGGATAATAACTGGCTGGCGCTGCTGGTGATTGTGGTCACGCTGGCGATTCTGGCGATCACCCTGATTATTTCTATTCTCGATGGCCGGATGCAGGCGCGCACCTCCATTCTGGCGTCTTCGCTGGCACAGGCGAACCGCGAGCTGACACAACTGGCGCTGCATGACAATCTGACCCGCTTGCCCAATCGTCTGTTGCTGGAAGACCGCCTGAGTCAGGCGGTTCAGAAAGCATCGCGTGGCGAATCGCAGTTTGCGGTGCTGTTTTTCGATCTCGACGGATTCAAAGCCGTTAACGATGCCTTCGGCCATCACATCGGCGATCAGCTGTTAATTTCCGTCACCGAACGCCTGCAATCACAACTGCGGGCGACGGATACGCTGGCGCGTCTTGGCGGCGATGAGTTTGTGCTGCTGGTTGAAATCACCGATCCGACCGATGCCTCGCAACTGGCCGATAAACTGGTACATCTGATTGCGCGGCCGTTTTACGTTTCCCGCTATGAACTGCTGGTCTCTGCCAGCGTGGGGATCGCGGTGTATCCGGGCGATGGCGAGAATGAGCGCGAGCTGATGCTCAATGCCGACGCCGCGATGTATCACACCAAAAACTCCGGCCGTAACGGCCACAGTTTCTTCCAGCCATCGATGAACGCCAACGCGCAAAACCAGTTGCAGATGCTCAATGATTTGCGTCTGGCGATTGAACACCATGAGCTGCGCCTGCATTATCAGCCGAAATTTATTGCGCCTTACGGACCGGTATGCGGCTTCGAAGCACTGTTGCGCTGGGAGCGTGACGGTAACACCCTCAGCCCGGACGTGTTTCTGCCGCTGGCGGAAAAAACCGGTTTGATTATCCCGATTGGCGAATGGGTGCTCAATGAAGCCTGCCGCCAGTTGCGGGAATGGCATCTGGCCGGACATACGCAATGGACGGTGGCGGTGAATCTTTCTACGCTGCAATTTGAGCAGGCAAATCTGGTCGAAATGGTAATTGAAACCATTGAACGCCATCAGATCCCGCCTGAAATGCTGACACTGGAAGTGACAGAAACCACCGCGATGCGTAACCCGGACGCCAGCGTAGAAATTCTGGAGCGCCTGACACAGTACGGCGTAAAAGCCTCAATTGATGATTTCGGTACCGGCTATTCCAGCCTGCTCTATCTGAAACGTCTGCCGGCCAGCGAGCTGAAAATCGACGGTGCCTTTATTAATGACCTCATTGCCGGCAGTGAAGATGCCAGTATCGTGTCGGCGATCATTGCCCTCGGCCAGACGCTGAATCTGAAAGTGGTGGCCGAAGGCGTTGAAACGACCCAGCAGCAGGAATTTCTGACACAACTGGGCTGCGACACCTTGCAGGGTTACCTTCTGGGACGTCCGATGACGCCGCAACAGATTGCCCAACACCCCGATGCAGACTGGGAGTCGCAGAACCCCCTCACGCACAAAATCTGA
- a CDS encoding LysR family transcriptional regulator, with protein MDVRTLRYFVEVVRQQSFTRAAEKLFVTQPTISKMLRHLEEELECTLIVREGRRLHLTDSGQALYQRGLNILEEFRQLEAELEDINSLKSGHLRLGIPPMVGTQIAPLIGSFRQQYPGIELIISEFGGLTVQQAVISGELDLALTALPADAVPSIASLLLFSHPLCVVVPRTPHWLNRTRIGFSDLAEESILIYNEDFALYRQLMDAFASHGFTPKIAARSGQWDFLAAMVQTGMGVAILPEPVCQRLDKNALMWLPLDPLMPWQLGLIWHQGSYLSHSAQAWITLCRDYWK; from the coding sequence ATGGACGTCCGTACCTTACGCTATTTTGTCGAAGTGGTTCGCCAGCAGAGCTTTACCCGCGCGGCGGAAAAGTTGTTCGTCACCCAGCCGACGATCAGCAAAATGCTGCGTCATCTGGAAGAAGAACTGGAATGCACGCTGATTGTGCGCGAAGGACGGCGTTTACACCTGACCGACAGCGGTCAGGCGTTGTATCAGCGTGGCCTGAATATCCTCGAGGAATTCCGCCAGCTTGAAGCGGAACTGGAAGACATTAACTCGCTGAAATCCGGTCATCTGCGGCTGGGGATCCCGCCGATGGTTGGTACGCAAATCGCGCCGCTTATCGGCAGTTTCCGCCAGCAATATCCCGGCATTGAACTGATTATTTCCGAATTTGGCGGACTGACCGTACAACAGGCGGTGATTTCCGGCGAGCTGGATCTGGCGCTCACTGCCCTGCCCGCCGACGCCGTGCCTTCTATCGCCTCACTGCTGCTGTTCAGTCATCCGTTGTGTGTCGTGGTGCCACGCACGCCGCACTGGCTGAACCGCACGCGCATCGGCTTCAGTGATCTGGCTGAAGAAAGCATCCTGATTTATAACGAAGACTTTGCCCTGTACCGCCAGCTGATGGATGCCTTTGCCTCACACGGCTTTACGCCAAAAATCGCGGCGCGCAGCGGGCAGTGGGATTTCCTGGCGGCGATGGTACAAACCGGTATGGGTGTGGCGATTTTGCCGGAACCTGTCTGTCAGCGGCTGGATAAGAATGCGCTGATGTGGCTGCCGCTGGATCCGCTGATGCCGTGGCAGCTCGGGCTGATCTGGCATCAGGGCAGCTATCTCTCGCACAGTGCGCAGGCGTGGATCACGCTGTGCAGGGATTACTGGAAATAG
- a CDS encoding NCS2 family permease gives MSSQQPQAGSAVAPKGPLDAFFKMSARGSNVRQEVIAGLTTFLAMVYSVIVVPSMLGKAGFSPSAVFVATCLVAGFGSLLMGLWANLPLAIGCAISLTAFTAFSLVLGQHISVPVALGAVFLMGVLFTIISVTGIRSWILRNLPAGVAHGTGIGIGLFLLLIAANGVGLVVKNPLDGLPVALGAFTSFPVVMTLLGLAVIFGLEKLRVPGGILLVIIAISIIGLIFDPAVKYQGLFAMPSLAGADGKSVIFDLDIIGALKAAVLPSVLALVMTAVFDATGTIRAVAGQANLLDENGQIISGGKALTADSVSSIFASLVGASPAAVYIESAAGTAAGGKTGLTATVVGVLFLLMLFLSPLSYLVPAYATAPALMYVGLLMLSNVTKLDFSDFVDAMSGLLCAVFIVLTCNIVTGIMLGFSALVIGRIFSGEWRKLNIGTVIIAVALVAFYAGGWAI, from the coding sequence ATGTCGAGTCAACAACCTCAAGCGGGCAGCGCCGTTGCGCCAAAAGGCCCGCTTGATGCTTTTTTCAAAATGAGTGCGCGTGGCAGTAACGTCCGTCAGGAAGTGATCGCTGGCTTAACCACCTTTCTGGCGATGGTATATTCGGTGATTGTCGTGCCGTCGATGCTCGGCAAAGCGGGCTTCTCGCCAAGTGCGGTGTTTGTTGCGACCTGTCTGGTCGCCGGTTTCGGCTCTCTGCTGATGGGCCTGTGGGCGAATTTACCGCTGGCGATTGGTTGCGCCATTTCTCTGACGGCCTTTACCGCGTTTAGTCTGGTTCTGGGTCAGCACATCAGCGTACCGGTGGCGCTCGGTGCGGTATTTCTGATGGGCGTGTTGTTCACTATTATCTCGGTGACCGGCATCCGCTCATGGATTTTGCGCAACCTGCCAGCAGGCGTTGCGCACGGCACCGGTATCGGTATCGGTCTGTTTCTGTTACTGATCGCTGCCAACGGCGTCGGTCTGGTGGTGAAAAATCCGCTGGACGGCTTACCGGTGGCGCTCGGCGCATTCACCTCTTTCCCGGTCGTGATGACGTTGCTCGGTCTGGCGGTGATTTTCGGCCTTGAGAAATTGCGCGTTCCGGGCGGCATCTTACTGGTGATTATTGCCATTTCCATTATCGGCCTGATTTTCGATCCTGCCGTGAAATATCAGGGTTTATTCGCCATGCCTTCTCTGGCGGGCGCGGACGGTAAATCCGTCATTTTCGATCTCGACATCATAGGCGCACTGAAAGCCGCCGTATTGCCCAGCGTGCTGGCACTGGTGATGACGGCGGTATTTGATGCCACCGGCACCATCCGCGCCGTCGCCGGACAGGCAAACTTACTGGATGAAAACGGCCAGATCATTAGCGGTGGCAAAGCCCTGACGGCTGACTCTGTGAGCAGTATTTTCGCCTCTCTGGTTGGCGCATCTCCGGCAGCGGTTTACATTGAATCAGCAGCCGGTACGGCGGCTGGCGGCAAAACCGGCCTGACGGCAACTGTCGTCGGCGTGCTGTTCCTGCTGATGTTGTTCCTGTCTCCGTTGTCTTATCTGGTACCGGCTTACGCCACCGCACCCGCGCTGATGTATGTGGGTTTACTGATGCTCAGCAATGTCACCAAACTGGATTTCAGCGATTTTGTTGATGCGATGTCCGGGCTGCTGTGCGCGGTATTTATCGTTCTGACCTGCAACATTGTCACCGGCATCATGCTCGGTTTCAGCGCATTGGTTATCGGCCGTATTTTCTCCGGCGAATGGCGCAAACTGAACATCGGCACGGTGATTATCGCTGTGGCGCTGGTGGCGTTTTATGCGGGCGGATGGGCGATCTGA
- a CDS encoding LrgB family protein, whose protein sequence is MTDLLISILCFVITLGLYYGNKKLYRQKRTLLLMPLVFTPIVLVILLVVTHTSYQDYIGETHWLLWLLGPSTIAFAVPVYENMAVIRRHWMSLSAGVLTAIVVAVGSSVWLARMLTLPEEIQRSLAVRSITTPFALAAAKQMGGQPDLVALFVVITGVFGMAVGDMLFLRLAVKSGLAKGAGFGAASHGAGTARAYELGAEEGVVSSLVMMLAGVVTVVIAPVIGVLMW, encoded by the coding sequence GTGACTGATCTTCTTATCAGCATTCTGTGTTTTGTCATCACGCTCGGATTGTATTACGGCAACAAAAAACTGTACCGTCAGAAACGCACACTGCTGCTGATGCCTCTGGTGTTCACGCCTATCGTGCTGGTGATTTTGCTGGTGGTGACGCACACGTCGTATCAGGATTACATCGGTGAGACGCACTGGTTGTTATGGCTGCTCGGGCCGTCAACTATCGCGTTCGCGGTGCCGGTTTACGAGAATATGGCGGTGATCCGCCGTCACTGGATGTCGCTGAGTGCGGGCGTGCTGACGGCGATAGTGGTTGCCGTCGGCAGTTCCGTCTGGCTGGCACGCATGCTGACCCTGCCGGAGGAAATCCAGCGCAGTCTGGCGGTACGCTCCATCACTACGCCGTTCGCGCTGGCAGCGGCGAAACAAATGGGCGGCCAGCCGGATCTGGTGGCGCTGTTTGTGGTGATCACCGGCGTATTCGGCATGGCGGTCGGGGATATGCTGTTTCTGCGTCTGGCGGTAAAAAGCGGCCTCGCAAAAGGTGCCGGTTTCGGTGCCGCGTCCCACGGTGCGGGTACGGCGAGAGCTTATGAACTGGGTGCGGAAGAGGGCGTAGTATCGAGCCTGGTGATGATGCTGGCGGGGGTTGTCACCGTGGTGATTGCACCGGTGATCGGGGTGCTGATGTGGTGA
- a CDS encoding Na+/H+ antiporter — translation MEIFFTILILILVVSLSGVVTRMLPFQVPLPLMQIAVGALLAWPNFGLHVDFDPELFLVLFIPPLLFADGWKTPTREFLHHGREILGLALVLVLLTVVGIGYLIYMMVPNIPLVAAFALAAVLSPTDAVALGGIVGKGRIPKSIMGVLEGEALMNDASGLVSLKFAIAVAMGTMIFTVGGATVEFLKVAIGGLMAGVAVTWLYSKSLRIMSRWSGDDPATQIVFLLLLPFASYLIAEHIGVSGILAAVAAGMTISQSGIIRNAPLAMRLRANSVWAMLEFVFNGMVFIMLGLQLPGILENSIDQATHDPSIVTWHLFADVGIIYFALLILRFVWLWVMKNFSNRFLKKKPLLFGSYSTRELWVASFAGVRGAITLAGVLSIPLFLADGSAFPSRYQLVFLATGVILFSLIAGVIALPFLLRGVVVADGTAYREEERMAKSIAAEVAIESLHKMEERLAADTEENIDEQTLKEISSRVIGTLRRRTANRDDMETALKLENLERRFRLTALRAERGELYHLRATQKISNETLQKLLHDLDLLEALLVEKEV, via the coding sequence ATGGAAATCTTCTTTACCATTCTGATTTTGATTCTGGTGGTGTCGCTCTCCGGTGTCGTCACCAGAATGTTGCCGTTTCAGGTTCCTCTTCCATTAATGCAGATTGCCGTCGGTGCCTTGCTGGCCTGGCCGAATTTTGGTTTGCACGTAGATTTCGATCCTGAGCTGTTTCTCGTCCTCTTTATCCCGCCGTTGCTGTTCGCCGATGGCTGGAAAACGCCGACCCGTGAATTCCTCCACCACGGGCGCGAAATTCTCGGGCTGGCGCTGGTGCTGGTGCTGCTCACCGTCGTCGGCATTGGCTATCTGATTTATATGATGGTGCCGAATATCCCGCTGGTGGCTGCGTTTGCGCTGGCGGCAGTGCTCTCGCCAACCGATGCCGTGGCACTGGGCGGCATTGTCGGCAAGGGCCGTATTCCGAAGTCGATCATGGGCGTGCTGGAAGGCGAAGCCTTGATGAATGACGCGTCCGGCCTGGTGTCCCTGAAATTTGCTATCGCCGTGGCGATGGGCACGATGATTTTTACCGTCGGCGGTGCAACGGTCGAATTCCTCAAAGTCGCGATCGGCGGCCTGATGGCCGGTGTGGCGGTGACGTGGTTATACAGTAAATCCCTGCGCATCATGAGCCGCTGGAGCGGTGATGATCCGGCCACGCAAATCGTCTTCCTGTTGCTGCTGCCGTTCGCCTCTTATCTGATTGCCGAACACATCGGTGTGTCGGGCATTCTGGCCGCCGTGGCGGCGGGGATGACCATCAGCCAGTCCGGCATTATTCGTAACGCGCCGCTGGCGATGCGCCTGCGCGCTAACAGTGTCTGGGCGATGCTTGAGTTTGTGTTCAACGGCATGGTGTTCATCATGCTGGGCCTGCAATTGCCGGGTATTCTTGAGAACTCTATCGATCAGGCGACACATGATCCGTCTATCGTGACGTGGCACCTGTTTGCCGATGTCGGCATCATCTATTTTGCGCTGCTGATCCTGCGTTTTGTCTGGCTGTGGGTGATGAAGAATTTCAGCAACCGTTTCCTGAAAAAGAAACCGCTGCTGTTTGGCAGCTACAGTACGCGTGAGCTGTGGGTGGCGTCTTTTGCCGGTGTGCGCGGTGCCATTACGCTGGCCGGTGTGTTGTCGATTCCATTATTCCTCGCCGATGGTTCGGCGTTTCCGTCGCGTTATCAGCTGGTATTTCTGGCGACCGGTGTCATTCTGTTCTCACTGATTGCAGGCGTGATTGCCTTGCCGTTCCTGCTCAGAGGCGTAGTGGTGGCTGACGGCACGGCTTATCGCGAGGAAGAACGCATGGCGAAATCGATCGCGGCAGAAGTGGCGATCGAAAGCCTGCATAAGATGGAAGAACGTCTGGCGGCGGATACCGAAGAAAATATCGATGAACAGACGCTGAAGGAAATCAGCTCGCGGGTGATCGGGACGTTACGGCGACGCACGGCTAATCGTGATGATATGGAAACCGCGCTGAAGCTGGAAAACCTCGAGCGTCGTTTCCGTCTGACTGCGCTGCGTGCGGAACGTGGCGAGCTTTATCATCTGCGCGCCACGCAGAAAATCAGTAACGAGACGCTGCAAAAGTTACTGCATGATCTGGATTTACTCGAAGCATTGTTAGTCGAAAAAGAAGTGTAA
- a CDS encoding amino acid ABC transporter permease → MTMTTLPPGVRAVKPGTPLGTAVLWARKNLFSSWFNSLLTLFCLWLMWLVIPPLLNWVIFQANWVGTARTDCTKAGACWVFIHARFGQFMYGLYPFDQRWRINVTLIVGLLTLAPIFFKAMPRRGRYIACWMVLFPIFTWIMLYGGFLGLSRVETRQWGGLTLTLIIAAVGIAGALPLGIMLALARRSSLPVVRILSVIFIEFWRGVPLITVLFMSSVMLPLFMTEGTSIDKLVRALVGVVLFQSAYVAEVVRGGLQALPRGQTEAAESLALGYWKTQGLVILPQALKMVIPGLVNTIIALFKDTSLVIIIGLFDLFSSVQQATVDPEWLGMSTEGYVFAAAVYWIFCFSMSRYSQHLERRFHTGRSAH, encoded by the coding sequence ATGACAATGACCACACTCCCTCCGGGAGTCAGAGCCGTGAAGCCCGGTACGCCACTCGGAACTGCCGTGCTCTGGGCGCGTAAAAATCTGTTCTCCAGCTGGTTTAACAGCCTGCTGACGCTGTTCTGTTTATGGCTGATGTGGCTGGTGATCCCTCCGCTGCTGAACTGGGTGATTTTCCAGGCCAACTGGGTTGGCACGGCGCGCACTGACTGCACCAAAGCCGGCGCGTGCTGGGTCTTTATCCACGCACGTTTCGGCCAGTTCATGTACGGGCTGTATCCGTTCGATCAACGCTGGCGCATCAACGTCACCCTGATCGTTGGTCTGCTGACCCTTGCGCCGATCTTCTTTAAAGCCATGCCACGGCGCGGACGTTATATCGCGTGCTGGATGGTGCTCTTCCCGATTTTCACCTGGATCATGCTGTACGGCGGTTTCCTGGGTCTGAGCCGTGTCGAAACCCGTCAGTGGGGCGGCCTGACGCTGACGCTGATCATTGCCGCTGTCGGCATTGCCGGGGCGTTACCGCTGGGCATTATGCTGGCGCTGGCACGGCGTTCAAGCTTGCCTGTTGTGCGCATTCTGTCGGTAATTTTCATTGAGTTCTGGCGGGGTGTGCCGCTTATCACCGTGTTGTTCATGTCCTCGGTGATGTTGCCGCTGTTTATGACCGAAGGGACAAGTATCGACAAACTGGTGCGTGCGCTGGTGGGGGTGGTGCTGTTCCAGTCGGCGTATGTCGCGGAAGTGGTGCGCGGGGGATTGCAGGCGCTGCCGCGAGGCCAGACCGAGGCCGCCGAATCTCTGGCACTTGGCTACTGGAAAACCCAGGGCTTAGTCATTCTGCCACAGGCGCTGAAAATGGTGATACCGGGTCTGGTCAACACCATCATCGCGCTGTTCAAGGACACCAGTCTGGTGATCATTATTGGCCTGTTCGACCTGTTCAGCAGCGTTCAGCAAGCCACCGTTGATCCTGAATGGCTCGGCATGTCGACCGAAGGCTACGTCTTCGCCGCTGCCGTCTACTGGATTTTCTGTTTTAGCATGTCGCGTTATAGCCAGCATTTGGAAAGACGCTTTCACACCGGACGTTCCGCACACTGA
- a CDS encoding CidA/LrgA family protein: MLLALRTKAPSLLIRCQIPVQVVLYAVLFVIADRLVTALHLPLPANIVGMLMLLLLIMLRILPVKWVKAGSRWLLAEMLLFFVPAVVAVVNYAQLLMIEGWKIFLVIGLSTMLTLGATAVVVDKMYRLEQRLAARKASRD, from the coding sequence ATGTTGCTGGCGTTGCGCACTAAAGCGCCGTCCCTGCTGATCCGTTGCCAGATCCCTGTTCAGGTGGTGTTGTACGCGGTGTTATTCGTTATCGCTGATCGTCTGGTCACGGCGTTACATCTGCCGTTACCCGCCAATATTGTCGGGATGCTGATGCTTTTGCTGCTGATTATGTTGCGTATTTTGCCTGTGAAATGGGTGAAAGCCGGTTCCCGCTGGTTGCTGGCTGAAATGCTGCTGTTCTTCGTACCGGCCGTGGTGGCTGTGGTGAATTACGCCCAGTTGCTGATGATCGAGGGCTGGAAAATCTTTCTGGTGATTGGGCTCAGCACGATGCTGACGCTCGGGGCGACGGCGGTGGTTGTCGATAAAATGTATCGTCTGGAGCAGCGACTGGCGGCGAGGAAGGCGAGCCGTGACTGA
- a CDS encoding amino acid ABC transporter ATP-binding protein, with protein MSDHHVTENQNMMITLENVNKWYGQFHVLKDINLSVKPRERIVLCGPSGSGKSTTIRCINHLEEHQQGRIVVDGTELNDDLRNIERVRTEVGMVFQHFNLFPHLTVLQNCTLAPCWVRKMPKKEAEELAMHYLKRVRIAEHAHKFPGQLSGGQQQRVAIARSLCMKPKIMLFDEPTSALDPEMVKEVLDTMITLAEEGMTMLCVTHEMGFARTVADRVIFMDRGEIVEQAPPLEFFANPKSARTREFLSQVIH; from the coding sequence ATGAGCGACCATCACGTCACTGAAAACCAAAATATGATGATCACGCTGGAAAACGTGAATAAGTGGTACGGACAGTTCCACGTATTGAAAGACATCAACCTGAGCGTGAAACCGCGTGAACGTATCGTGTTGTGCGGCCCTTCAGGCTCGGGTAAATCAACGACTATCCGTTGCATTAACCATCTGGAAGAGCACCAGCAAGGGCGCATCGTGGTGGACGGCACCGAACTGAACGACGATTTGCGTAATATCGAACGCGTGCGCACCGAAGTCGGTATGGTGTTCCAGCATTTCAACCTGTTCCCGCATCTGACGGTGTTGCAAAACTGCACCCTGGCACCGTGCTGGGTGCGTAAGATGCCGAAGAAAGAAGCCGAAGAGCTGGCGATGCATTATCTGAAACGCGTGCGTATCGCCGAACATGCGCATAAATTCCCCGGCCAGCTTTCCGGTGGTCAGCAACAGCGTGTGGCCATCGCCCGCTCGCTGTGTATGAAGCCGAAAATCATGTTGTTCGACGAACCGACTTCTGCGCTGGATCCGGAAATGGTGAAAGAGGTGCTGGACACCATGATCACCCTGGCGGAAGAAGGCATGACCATGTTGTGTGTAACGCATGAAATGGGTTTTGCAAGAACCGTCGCCGACCGGGTGATCTTTATGGATCGCGGGGAGATCGTCGAACAGGCGCCGCCGCTGGAGTTCTTTGCCAATCCGAAATCCGCGAGGACGCGGGAGTTCTTATCGCAGGTGATTCATTGA